From the genome of Miscanthus floridulus cultivar M001 chromosome 10, ASM1932011v1, whole genome shotgun sequence, one region includes:
- the LOC136486965 gene encoding uncharacterized protein, which yields MAGDDHVVVDVDGLAKSKENEVSKKPSEDANGPAAAAASPSAVVDLVQDDEEEGGGEEEPLIQAAECRICQEEDSVKNLEKPCACSGSVKYAHRACVQRWCNEKGDTTCEICHEEYKPGYTAPPRVQPDETTIDIDGDLIMDLRDPRILAVAAAQRRLLEAEYDGYANTDASGAAFCRSAALILMALLLLRHALSISDNEGNDDDASTMFSLFLLRAAGFLLPCYIMAWIFSILHRRRQRQEEAALAAAEVAFILQSARGRALQFTIAPDSPATPQHEPVPQQQQ from the exons ATGGCCGGCGACGACCATGTGGTGGTTGATGTGGACGGCTTAGCGAAATCCAAGGAGAACGAGGTTTCCAAGAAGCCGTCTGAGGATGCGAACGGCCCGGCTGCGGCTGCTGCGTCTCCGTCAGCTGTTGTTGACTTGGTccaggacgacgaggaggagggcgGTGGGGAGGAGGAGCCGCTCATCCAGGCTGCAGAGTGCCGCATATGCCAGGAGGAAGATAGCGTCAAGAATCTCGAGAAACCCTGTGCTTGCAGCGGCAGCGTCAAG TATGCTCACAGAGCTTGCGTGCAACGCTGGTGCAATGAGAAAGGAGACACTACTTGTGAAATTTGCCATGAG GAATACAAGCCTGGTTACACTGCGCCCCCTCGTGTTCAGCCAGATGAGACAACCATAGACATTGA CGGTGATTTGATTATGGATTTGCGTGACCCAAGAATTCTCGCTGTAGCAGCTGCCCAACGTCGTCTTCTTGAGGCAGAGTATGATGGTTATGCTAATACAGATGCTAGTGGTGCTGCATTCTGCCGTTCAGCTGCACTTATT TTAATGGCGCTGTTGCTTCTAAGGCATGCATTGTCTATCTCAGACAACGAAGGAAATGATGATGATGCTTCTACCATGTTCTCG CTTTTTCTGCTCCGAGCTGCTGGGTTTCTGCTGCCGTGCTACATCATGGCATGGATATTCAGTATTTTGCATCGCCGGCGGCAAAGACAG GAAGAGGCTGCACTGGCGGCAGCAGAGGTGGCCTTCATCCTACAGTCAGCCAGGGGCCGCGCCCTCCAGTTCACCATCGCTCCAGACTCCCCCGCCACCCCACAGCACGAGCCAGTGCCGCAGCAACAGCAATAG